Proteins found in one Paenibacillus borealis genomic segment:
- a CDS encoding EamA family transporter, whose product MSRTKGIIMASGGALLWGVSGTVAQHLFQQAMLPAAWLVTLRLLVSGVLFLMLTVRKEGSQVWRLWLDRRFILQMLLFGLLGMLGVQYTYFASIESGNAAIATLLQYLAPLFILLYTVIWTRTKLAPLDIIGALLALGGTYLLLTGGDSSELTVPLRGLIWGILSAVSLTFYTLYSGPLLKLYSTSLLMGWGMIVGGAGMSLIHPVWSVPSAEWSLSIILAILFVILLGTLAAFYLYIGSLRHIAPHEASLLSCTEPISAIISSVIWLSIPFNLFQALGAGMVVLMTVMVSLKSRNLENAK is encoded by the coding sequence ATGTCGCGGACCAAAGGAATCATTATGGCCTCCGGTGGAGCTTTACTATGGGGAGTATCGGGGACGGTAGCCCAGCATTTGTTCCAGCAGGCCATGCTGCCTGCGGCCTGGCTGGTGACCCTGAGGCTGCTGGTATCGGGAGTGCTATTCCTGATGCTTACAGTCCGCAAGGAAGGCTCGCAGGTATGGAGGCTGTGGCTGGACCGGAGATTCATTCTTCAAATGCTGCTGTTCGGACTGTTGGGCATGCTTGGCGTGCAGTACACGTACTTCGCTTCCATTGAGTCAGGCAATGCTGCCATCGCCACACTGCTGCAGTATTTAGCCCCGTTGTTTATTCTCCTGTACACTGTTATCTGGACAAGAACAAAGCTGGCTCCGCTGGATATCATCGGTGCACTGCTCGCGCTGGGAGGAACATATTTACTGCTGACCGGCGGCGATTCCTCTGAGCTGACCGTTCCCCTGAGAGGATTGATCTGGGGGATTCTATCCGCGGTTTCCTTGACGTTCTATACGCTCTATTCCGGTCCACTGCTGAAGCTGTACAGCACTTCGCTGCTGATGGGCTGGGGGATGATTGTGGGGGGAGCAGGGATGAGTCTGATTCATCCGGTCTGGTCCGTGCCGTCTGCCGAATGGTCGCTGTCTATCATTCTGGCTATTCTTTTCGTTATTCTGCTAGGAACATTAGCCGCCTTCTATCTATACATCGGCAGTCTCCGCCACATTGCTCCGCATGAAGCCAGCCTGCTGTCCTGTACGGAACCGATCTCAGCAATCATCTCCTCCGTAATCTGGCTGTCCATCCCCTTCAATCTGTTCCAGGCGCTGGGAGCGGGAATGGTTGTACTTATGACTGTAATGGTTTCTTTGAAATCGCGGAATCTAGAGAATGCTAAATAA
- a CDS encoding aspartyl-phosphate phosphatase Spo0E family protein has product MDQLEAIQKHIEAERTRLNQMEEQHGRLHPSVIRQSRKLDDLINKYHKADITSKNRDSKR; this is encoded by the coding sequence ATGGATCAATTGGAAGCTATCCAAAAGCATATCGAAGCAGAGCGGACCCGGCTGAATCAGATGGAAGAGCAGCACGGCCGGCTGCATCCCAGCGTAATCAGACAGTCCCGAAAATTGGACGACCTTATTAATAAATACCACAAAGCAGATATTACCAGTAAGAACCGCGATTCTAAGCGTTAA
- a CDS encoding TetR/AcrR family transcriptional regulator, translated as MDKKRGRPRNTEAKNAILNASYDLLLEMGFGAVTVEKIAEQAQVSKATIYKWWPNKAAVVMDGYLFAATARLPIPDSGSVKEDLLIHAGNLAMFLSSREGKVITELIGEGQFDAGLAEAYRSRYFGPRRQEAWQLLERGVARGELKQELDIGSSIDLIYGPIFYRLLLTGDELNEESVRKLVLLALEGIQA; from the coding sequence ATGGATAAGAAGAGAGGCCGGCCGCGCAATACGGAGGCGAAGAATGCCATTCTGAATGCTTCATATGATTTATTGCTGGAGATGGGATTCGGTGCAGTTACGGTGGAGAAAATCGCGGAACAGGCTCAGGTCAGCAAAGCGACCATCTATAAATGGTGGCCGAATAAAGCTGCGGTAGTGATGGACGGATATCTTTTTGCCGCTACCGCCAGGCTGCCAATACCGGACAGCGGCTCTGTGAAGGAGGATTTGCTGATTCACGCGGGCAACCTGGCCATGTTCCTGTCCAGCCGGGAAGGCAAAGTAATTACTGAGCTGATCGGTGAAGGACAATTTGACGCGGGACTGGCTGAAGCTTACCGCAGCAGATATTTCGGTCCACGCCGCCAGGAGGCCTGGCAATTGCTCGAACGGGGAGTGGCCAGAGGAGAATTGAAGCAAGAGCTCGACATCGGGAGTAGTATCGACTTGATTTACGGGCCCATTTTTTACCGGTTATTGCTGACGGGAGATGAGCTGAACGAGGAATCGGTCCGAAAGCTAGTCTTGCTGGCGCTTGAGGGGATTCAGGCCTGA
- a CDS encoding MFS transporter, with protein MQQQAVSSVNHKAVPGWITFLLAVSCGLIVANLYYAQTLVGPIGQAIHLSPGATGLIVTLTQIGYVVGLLFIVPLSDIIENRRLAVTSLVLVVAALAAAALAPNAPLFLTASMFIGLGSVAAQILVPYASYLAAEEERGRVVGNVMSGLLLGIMFARPVASFMAGLWGWKSIFVVSAVVIALLTLLLSRILPARKPAPTLNYGQLIRSLGTLWMHTPVLRRRAMYQASLFSAFSLFWTTVPLHLSSYYHLSQQGIALFALAGVGGAVAAPIAGRLADRGWTRLLTGVAISLAAVSFILAYLLRDDSNLTLGLLVLTAILLDMSVSGNLVLGQRAIYSLGNETRGRLNGLFMAIFFVGGAVGSSLGGWAYAYGGWSLATLIGMALPVLALVYFLTEKKNLA; from the coding sequence ATGCAACAACAAGCAGTATCCTCTGTAAATCACAAGGCTGTTCCCGGCTGGATCACATTTCTGCTCGCAGTATCCTGCGGTCTGATTGTGGCGAATCTCTACTATGCACAGACGCTGGTCGGACCGATCGGGCAGGCCATTCATCTGTCTCCCGGAGCCACGGGTCTGATTGTTACGCTGACACAAATCGGTTATGTCGTCGGACTGCTGTTCATTGTACCGCTCAGTGATATTATCGAGAACCGGCGGCTCGCTGTAACGTCACTGGTTCTGGTCGTAGCCGCTCTGGCAGCTGCAGCACTCGCACCTAATGCGCCACTGTTTCTTACGGCTTCCATGTTTATCGGGCTGGGCTCGGTAGCAGCGCAGATACTGGTGCCTTATGCTTCTTATCTGGCAGCAGAGGAAGAACGCGGCCGCGTGGTAGGCAATGTGATGAGCGGACTGCTGCTTGGTATTATGTTTGCGCGGCCGGTGGCGAGCTTCATGGCCGGACTGTGGGGCTGGAAGTCCATATTCGTTGTCTCAGCAGTTGTGATTGCGCTCCTGACCCTGCTTCTGTCCCGTATACTACCGGCACGCAAGCCAGCACCTACGCTGAATTACGGCCAATTAATCCGCTCCCTGGGTACACTATGGATGCACACACCGGTTCTGCGGCGCCGGGCGATGTATCAGGCCAGCTTGTTCAGCGCCTTCAGCCTGTTCTGGACGACAGTTCCCCTGCACTTGTCCAGCTACTATCACCTTTCCCAGCAGGGAATTGCCCTGTTTGCACTGGCCGGTGTGGGTGGAGCAGTAGCAGCCCCTATAGCGGGCAGACTGGCAGACCGGGGCTGGACCAGGCTGTTAACCGGTGTTGCCATCTCACTTGCCGCCGTATCCTTTATTCTGGCTTATCTGCTCCGGGATGATTCGAATCTTACACTCGGTCTGCTGGTTCTTACGGCAATACTGCTGGACATGAGTGTATCCGGCAATCTGGTACTGGGGCAGCGGGCGATTTATTCGCTCGGCAATGAAACAAGAGGACGGCTGAACGGATTGTTTATGGCGATATTCTTCGTAGGCGGAGCAGTGGGATCTTCGCTGGGCGGCTGGGCTTATGCTTATGGCGGCTGGAGTCTGGCTACACTGATCGGGATGGCTCTGCCGGTGCTGGCCCTGGTGTACTTTTTGACCGAGAAGAAGAATCTTGCCTAA
- a CDS encoding sigma-70 family RNA polymerase sigma factor, translating to MQERALLPLIHGRIQANTETELEFTAVFETYYTRIFNYIAYRVNCRYTAEDLASQVFEKTWSKLPGYSPEKAPLEVWLFAIARNVVNDYYRSRARNRFFSLDAIRELVSGKKEPEDLILEGERNDRLKLALDTLSEKERNIIALKFGADLKNTEIALVTGMTESNVGVILYRSMRKLKTEIGSVEGL from the coding sequence ATGCAAGAGCGCGCATTGCTGCCTTTGATTCACGGAAGAATTCAAGCAAATACCGAAACAGAGCTGGAATTCACAGCTGTATTTGAAACCTACTATACACGGATATTCAATTATATTGCCTACCGGGTGAATTGCCGTTACACCGCCGAGGATCTGGCCAGCCAGGTGTTCGAGAAGACATGGTCCAAGCTGCCCGGCTACTCCCCGGAGAAAGCTCCGCTGGAGGTGTGGCTGTTCGCCATTGCCAGGAATGTAGTGAATGACTATTACAGAAGCCGAGCCAGGAACCGCTTCTTCTCATTGGATGCAATCCGGGAGCTGGTATCCGGCAAAAAGGAGCCTGAAGACCTGATTCTCGAAGGTGAACGCAATGACCGGTTGAAGCTGGCGCTGGATACGCTCAGTGAGAAGGAGCGGAATATCATCGCCCTGAAATTCGGGGCAGATCTGAAGAATACGGAAATTGCGCTGGTTACAGGAATGACGGAGAGCAACGTCGGGGTCATTCTCTATCGCAGCATGCGGAAACTCAAAACTGAAATAGGGAGTGTGGAAGGGCTATGA
- a CDS encoding DUF4367 domain-containing protein, translating to MKNKQETADLLELLELEQYLAQQDFSRDSNKVAILRQVRRRSLQEQEELKMSIKQRFRRPAMIAFSLLVAGLVSASFVRPSFAEEMLERVLKSVNLGHIEVSQMDASVPPVFPDAWKGKIFDQDGNPVNSFDPMPEAIFNAAGEAIVDFDGDKLITLSEQEQRDKDEAAHKFAVKEPAELDKYALFKVKLPEYLPEGFAFDHGEFFKGGEGVDGQVVELFFSSKENGKRIWMQLRLANEDNAFAMSTDGTVEQVKIKGTDAVLVSGRSLDWEANGVLYGLSTRGLDRAEVLKIAESIRW from the coding sequence ATGAAGAATAAGCAGGAGACAGCGGATTTGCTTGAACTGCTGGAGCTGGAACAATATCTGGCACAGCAGGACTTCTCCCGGGACTCCAATAAGGTGGCCATTCTCCGTCAAGTGAGACGCCGCTCATTACAGGAACAGGAGGAATTAAAGATGAGTATAAAACAACGTTTCAGACGTCCGGCCATGATTGCGTTTTCCCTGCTGGTGGCAGGACTGGTGAGTGCTTCCTTCGTCAGACCCTCTTTCGCGGAGGAGATGCTGGAGCGGGTGCTGAAGTCGGTCAATCTGGGACACATTGAGGTAAGTCAGATGGATGCGAGCGTTCCGCCGGTGTTCCCGGATGCCTGGAAGGGTAAGATATTTGATCAGGACGGCAATCCGGTCAATTCCTTCGATCCCATGCCGGAAGCCATCTTCAATGCAGCCGGTGAGGCCATAGTGGACTTTGACGGGGATAAGCTAATTACCCTGAGCGAGCAGGAGCAGCGGGATAAGGACGAGGCGGCGCATAAATTTGCTGTCAAGGAGCCAGCGGAGCTGGACAAATACGCCCTCTTCAAAGTAAAGCTGCCGGAATATTTGCCTGAGGGCTTCGCCTTTGACCATGGAGAATTCTTCAAGGGCGGGGAAGGCGTGGACGGACAGGTTGTTGAATTGTTCTTCTCCAGCAAGGAGAATGGGAAGCGGATCTGGATGCAGCTGCGCTTGGCCAATGAGGACAATGCCTTTGCAATGTCGACAGATGGTACGGTAGAGCAGGTGAAGATCAAGGGAACCGATGCGGTTCTAGTCAGTGGCAGAAGTCTGGACTGGGAAGCAAACGGAGTACTATACGGCCTCAGCACCCGCGGACTTGACCGGGCTGAGGTACTGAAAATTGCCGAATCGATTCGCTGGTAA
- a CDS encoding LolA family protein, whose product MRRITWVLAIIMSVALVLTGCGKKDAASVVKDLNSVSDKLESKQGAYQGSGTMTLYTGEQPQEYKVEVWYKNPSYYRISLSNVQKDVKQIVLRNDEGVFVLTPSLGKSFRFQSDWPDSQGQVYLYQTLLKGIVSDNNRQFVEDGDNYVFEVAANYQSSALVRQKIWLAKKTYEPKQVQVSDSEAKVVVNVTFDSFKFDPEFAADSFDMQKNMATGSPSESTVAEVDENGNPVVTEDGEQAGQPVTAELGDFGIIEPDYVPVGVKLKDTNKIEGSKDHAVLIRYDGIYQYTIMEARPLDRAVSLAPGTLIDLGFTAGLLSGDEQQTLTWMSEGVEYRITSDNLPVTEMMQIAASMEEQSGK is encoded by the coding sequence ATGCGCCGGATAACATGGGTACTCGCGATCATTATGAGCGTGGCCTTAGTATTGACGGGGTGCGGGAAGAAGGATGCCGCCTCTGTGGTCAAGGATTTGAATAGTGTGTCTGACAAGCTGGAGAGCAAGCAGGGAGCTTATCAAGGCTCAGGCACGATGACCTTGTACACCGGGGAGCAGCCGCAGGAATACAAAGTGGAAGTATGGTACAAGAATCCTTCGTACTACCGGATCAGCCTGTCTAATGTCCAGAAGGATGTGAAGCAGATTGTCCTGCGCAATGATGAGGGCGTATTCGTATTGACACCAAGCCTCGGCAAAAGCTTCCGCTTCCAGAGTGACTGGCCGGACAGCCAGGGACAGGTATATCTGTACCAAACGCTGCTCAAGGGAATTGTCTCCGACAACAACCGCCAGTTCGTAGAGGACGGGGACAATTATGTATTTGAGGTAGCAGCGAATTATCAGAGCAGCGCGCTGGTCCGCCAGAAGATCTGGCTGGCCAAAAAAACCTATGAACCAAAGCAGGTTCAGGTATCGGATTCCGAAGCCAAGGTTGTCGTTAACGTGACCTTCGACAGCTTCAAGTTTGATCCGGAATTCGCCGCAGATTCTTTTGATATGCAAAAGAATATGGCCACGGGCTCACCTTCGGAGAGCACTGTAGCTGAGGTGGACGAAAACGGTAATCCGGTAGTTACAGAAGACGGCGAACAGGCTGGCCAGCCGGTTACCGCAGAGCTGGGCGACTTCGGAATCATCGAGCCGGATTACGTTCCGGTAGGTGTGAAGCTGAAGGATACCAACAAAATTGAAGGCAGCAAGGATCATGCGGTGCTTATCCGCTATGACGGCATCTACCAGTACACGATTATGGAAGCCCGTCCGCTGGACCGTGCGGTATCGCTGGCTCCGGGAACACTGATTGATCTGGGGTTCACCGCAGGCCTGCTTAGCGGGGATGAACAGCAGACACTTACGTGGATGAGTGAAGGCGTAGAGTACCGCATCACGAGCGATAATCTGCCAGTTACGGAAATGATGCAAATAGCCGCTTCTATGGAGGAACAATCGGGTAAATAA
- the alr gene encoding alanine racemase, with protein sequence MQASYRPTVAEINLDDLRANYEAFRAALPPETKFMGCVKGNAYGHGAVEVTRELERLGADYVSVAFLDEALELRQAGILLPILVLGYTSPEGIAVAWKNNVTVTLFTPEVLEAVKELPADPEHRLKVHIKIDSGMGRLGLLPAEAPAFIAEVHSVAQAELEGMFTHFAKADEQNKSYTLMQHRRFMSVAEALRDININIPIIHTGNSATAIDTPLLSSNMVRVGISLYGFYPSSEVNRELVALHPVMTLKTQAVYIKTLPPDSGISYGTRYFTDSDEVIATLPVGYADGYSRMLTGKAEVLIRGRRVPVVGTICMDQCMVSLKSFAEEAEQIKAGEEVVLIGRQGAVSITADELALHLGTIHYEVICMLAHRVPRVYVREGMSPNLVNPLLQA encoded by the coding sequence GTGCAAGCAAGCTATCGACCGACAGTAGCCGAGATCAATCTGGATGATTTGCGTGCCAATTATGAGGCTTTTCGGGCGGCACTGCCGCCGGAGACCAAATTCATGGGATGCGTCAAAGGAAATGCGTACGGACACGGTGCCGTGGAAGTGACCCGGGAGCTGGAACGACTTGGAGCGGATTATGTTAGTGTCGCCTTCCTGGATGAGGCATTGGAGCTGCGTCAGGCGGGAATACTACTTCCTATTCTGGTGCTGGGCTACACCTCCCCGGAAGGGATAGCCGTTGCCTGGAAGAACAACGTTACCGTAACACTGTTCACACCGGAAGTACTGGAGGCTGTTAAAGAGCTTCCTGCAGATCCGGAGCACCGGCTGAAGGTGCACATCAAGATTGACAGCGGGATGGGCAGGCTGGGATTATTGCCGGCTGAAGCACCTGCTTTCATTGCTGAAGTGCATTCTGTAGCGCAGGCGGAGCTGGAGGGCATGTTTACTCATTTTGCCAAGGCAGACGAACAGAACAAAAGCTATACACTGATGCAGCACCGACGTTTCATGAGCGTGGCGGAAGCGCTTCGGGACATTAATATTAACATCCCGATCATACATACGGGCAATAGCGCTACGGCCATTGATACACCTCTCTTATCCAGTAACATGGTGCGTGTAGGCATAAGCTTGTACGGATTCTATCCCTCAAGTGAGGTGAACCGCGAGCTGGTGGCTTTACACCCGGTAATGACGCTGAAGACGCAGGCAGTCTATATCAAGACCCTGCCGCCTGACTCAGGCATCAGCTACGGCACCCGGTATTTCACGGACAGCGATGAGGTAATCGCTACGCTTCCCGTGGGATACGCTGACGGATACTCCCGCATGCTAACGGGCAAAGCGGAGGTGCTAATACGCGGACGCCGCGTTCCTGTCGTCGGAACAATCTGCATGGACCAGTGTATGGTATCACTCAAATCTTTCGCTGAAGAAGCGGAACAAATCAAAGCTGGCGAAGAGGTTGTACTCATCGGCCGCCAGGGAGCCGTGTCGATCACGGCAGATGAACTGGCACTCCATCTTGGGACGATTCACTACGAAGTCATCTGTATGCTGGCTCACCGGGTGCCCCGTGTATATGTACGCGAAGGCATGTCACCCAACCTCGTGAATCCCTTGCTGCAGGCTTGA
- a CDS encoding CopG family ribbon-helix-helix protein, producing the protein MANLQNTKRIMISLPDHLLQEVDGIVQLENSNRSELIRQAMKLYLTERRKRTIRESMQRGYMEMAKINLTMASEAFLAEEDADSTLGRLVSGV; encoded by the coding sequence GTGGCCAATTTGCAGAACACCAAAAGAATCATGATCAGCTTGCCCGATCATCTCTTACAGGAAGTGGATGGGATCGTTCAATTGGAGAACTCTAACCGTAGTGAATTGATCAGGCAGGCCATGAAGCTGTACTTGACTGAACGGAGGAAACGAACCATCCGGGAGTCGATGCAGCGGGGATACATGGAAATGGCTAAGATTAATTTGACCATGGCAAGCGAGGCCTTTCTCGCAGAGGAAGATGCAGACAGTACTCTTGGCCGCTTAGTAAGCGGGGTGTAA
- a CDS encoding type II toxin-antitoxin system PemK/MazF family toxin, whose protein sequence is MIVKRGDVFFADLSPVVGSEQGGVRPVLVIQNDIGNRFSPTVIVAAITAQIQKAKLPTHVEIDAAAHGFDRDSVILLEQVRTIDKQRLTDKITHLDDETMKLVDDSLQISLGLIDF, encoded by the coding sequence TTGATTGTTAAACGCGGCGACGTTTTTTTTGCCGACCTTTCACCGGTCGTGGGTTCAGAGCAAGGCGGAGTTAGGCCGGTACTGGTCATTCAGAACGACATTGGCAATCGCTTCAGCCCGACTGTAATTGTGGCAGCTATCACTGCCCAGATCCAGAAGGCCAAACTGCCGACGCATGTGGAAATTGATGCGGCTGCCCATGGCTTTGACCGGGACTCCGTTATATTGCTGGAGCAGGTTCGGACCATTGACAAACAACGCTTAACCGATAAGATCACCCACCTGGATGACGAAACCATGAAACTGGTGGATGATTCGCTGCAAATCAGCCTGGGTTTGATTGATTTCTGA
- a CDS encoding TetR/AcrR family transcriptional regulator — protein MLCKSCCVNVWPYDTIRPVSRSIGGIHIKGRSDGEETKNRILQNASHLFAHKGYGSVSMNEVCLAAKVSKGSLYHHFPSKDELFLYVVEDDTRKWLCEWEELRNKITGTEARLYALGDHYANDFQNPLIHALEEYARSRTLTDDIRQRLSQIYESASQACRDLLQEGMDSGYLITGNLDNCVIIVSGMLEGIGRVSEITALAKGPEDIREYYRGAIQLLLQGLRTR, from the coding sequence GTGTTGTGCAAGAGCTGTTGTGTTAATGTTTGGCCTTATGATACAATTAGACCGGTCAGTCGGTCTATAGGGGGGATACATATCAAAGGACGTTCGGATGGAGAAGAAACCAAGAACCGTATTCTGCAGAATGCTTCACATTTGTTCGCACACAAGGGTTATGGTTCGGTAAGTATGAATGAAGTGTGCTTAGCTGCCAAGGTCAGCAAGGGCAGCCTGTATCACCATTTTCCCAGCAAGGATGAATTATTCCTGTATGTGGTGGAGGATGATACCCGGAAGTGGCTCTGTGAGTGGGAGGAGCTGCGGAACAAGATCACCGGGACGGAAGCCAGGCTGTACGCGCTGGGGGATCATTATGCGAATGACTTCCAGAATCCGCTGATTCATGCGCTTGAGGAATACGCCCGCTCCCGTACGCTTACCGATGATATCCGCCAGCGGCTCTCGCAGATCTACGAGTCCGCTTCTCAGGCCTGCCGTGATCTGCTACAGGAAGGTATGGATTCCGGATACCTGATTACAGGCAATCTGGATAACTGTGTGATCATCGTCAGCGGCATGCTGGAAGGAATCGGAAGAGTCAGTGAGATTACCGCACTCGCCAAGGGGCCTGAGGATATCAGGGAGTATTACCGCGGGGCCATTCAGCTGCTGCTGCAGGGACTGCGTACCCGGTAG
- a CDS encoding MFS transporter, whose product MSLLLRNRGAMLLLMLNIFLAFTGIGLVVPIMPTYMNELGIGGSVVGLLVAAFALTQLLVSPFAGNWSDRMGRKKIIIAGLIVFAFSELLFGLANVPWLLFVSRMLGGAGAAMIMPAVMAYVADTTSSEERAKGMGLINAAITTGFIIGPGIGGYLAELGIRVPFFVAAGAAAVVALITFAVLPESLSAEKRHEAKSDEGNKENLGLQMLRSYREPYFFGLVIIFVLSFGLANYDTVFGLFVDHKFGFTPKDIAFVLTFGSIAGAVVQVTVFSWILNRFGENRVISICLLIAGLSIFLTLFVHGFAAIVSVTFIVFLAMDILRPAVGTQLSKMADESQQGFVMGMNSAYTSLGNIAGPIVAGILFDMDVNFPYAAAALVMVLCFLMSLSYGRQRRVKRKVAR is encoded by the coding sequence ATGTCATTACTTTTAAGAAACCGGGGCGCGATGCTGCTCCTGATGTTGAATATATTTTTGGCGTTCACGGGGATTGGTCTGGTTGTCCCTATTATGCCGACCTACATGAATGAGCTGGGCATTGGCGGGAGTGTTGTCGGACTGCTGGTGGCCGCCTTTGCCCTGACGCAGCTGCTGGTGTCACCGTTTGCCGGCAACTGGTCGGACCGGATGGGCCGCAAAAAAATCATTATCGCCGGTCTGATTGTCTTTGCTTTTTCGGAGCTGCTCTTTGGTCTGGCTAATGTGCCCTGGCTGCTCTTCGTATCCAGAATGCTAGGCGGTGCGGGTGCGGCGATGATTATGCCGGCGGTCATGGCTTATGTTGCCGATACGACCTCTTCTGAAGAACGCGCCAAAGGTATGGGCTTAATCAATGCGGCCATTACTACGGGATTCATCATCGGTCCGGGAATTGGCGGATATTTGGCTGAGCTCGGCATCCGGGTACCCTTTTTCGTCGCTGCCGGAGCGGCTGCTGTTGTTGCACTCATTACTTTTGCCGTTCTGCCGGAATCCCTGTCTGCGGAGAAGCGCCATGAAGCGAAGTCTGATGAGGGTAACAAGGAGAATCTGGGATTGCAGATGCTGCGCTCTTACCGTGAACCTTATTTCTTCGGCCTGGTCATCATATTCGTGCTCTCCTTCGGACTGGCTAATTATGATACAGTGTTCGGCTTGTTTGTGGATCATAAGTTCGGGTTCACCCCCAAGGATATTGCGTTTGTCCTGACGTTCGGCTCGATCGCGGGTGCGGTGGTTCAGGTTACGGTGTTTAGCTGGATTTTGAACCGTTTCGGCGAAAATAGAGTGATCTCCATCTGCCTGCTCATTGCCGGCCTGTCTATCTTCCTGACGCTGTTCGTTCACGGCTTCGCGGCTATAGTATCGGTTACCTTTATTGTATTCTTAGCGATGGATATTCTCCGTCCCGCAGTCGGTACGCAGCTCTCCAAGATGGCTGACGAATCGCAGCAGGGGTTTGTCATGGGGATGAACTCTGCCTACACCAGTCTTGGCAATATTGCAGGCCCGATTGTTGCCGGAATCCTGTTCGATATGGATGTGAATTTCCCTTATGCGGCGGCTGCGCTTGTCATGGTGCTCTGCTTCCTGATGTCGCTGAGTTATGGGCGGCAGAGACGGGTGAAGCGCAAAGTGGCTAGGTAA